From Penicillium digitatum chromosome 5, complete sequence, one genomic window encodes:
- a CDS encoding 25S rRNA (uridine(2843)-N(3))-methyltransferase, whose translation MPHAPRQGNRRRSPGPKARAQKPKQAPPANKQHANRKAEVEKAKAEAEELEEDESSGPKLISTIPLTLQQLVLDVFKTALLGKPVAESESASQGDNTTEPQSDENKDEPLDIKSLIQTIKGLLYQRDFDSAFTEAGEDLLRAYALRWSASRSLGYAGLLKGVLTWMKEEDEHTRGRARSKIPCTRVVSIGGGAGAEIAALAAAWRDMGPQAQSLEERVAKVSLEETEPQEERKTEVEDQGLSAPSLSVMAVDIGNWSDVVERLSRTITSADVPFSQTTKYRPPLLSETVARETFSVAFRRADVLTLPEEDLKEIFLGPSSSSPFTSVLVPIMFTLNELFSTSMPKTTGFMLKMTEILPVGAVLLVVDSPGSYSTLKLGKGPDGEPQERNYPMKFLLDHTLLSVAKGKWECVYTQDSRWWRRDAVRLRYEVGEGAGLEDMRFQMHVYRRL comes from the coding sequence ATGCCTCACGCCCCGCGTCAGGGAAACCGCAGGAGGTCCCCAGGTCCGAAAGCGAGAGCGCAAAAACCAAAGCAAGCGCCACCAGCAAACAAACAGCACGCCAATCGCAAAGCCGAAGTCGAAAAAGCCAAAGCCGAAGCTGAAGAgctcgaggaagatgagtCATCTGGACCTAAACTTATCAGCACAATCCCTCTTACCCTCCAGCAACTGGTTTTGGATGTATTTAAAACAGCCCTCCTCGGCAAACCAGTTGCGGAATCAGAATCTGCGAGCCAGGGGGACAACACCACTGAACCACAATCAGATGAAAATAAAGATGAACCTTTAGATATTAAATCTCTCATCCAGACAATCAAGGGACTTCTATACCAACGCGATTTTGACTCTGCCTTTACTGAGGCAGGTGAGGATTTGCTGCGTGCCTATGCCTTGCGCTGGAGTGCGTCCCGCTCGTTGGGATATGCGGGCCTGTTGAAGGGAGTTTTGACCTGGATGAAAGAGGAGGACGAACACACGCGAGGACGTGCTAGAAGCAAGATTCCCTGCACCCGTGTTGTGTCAATTGGTGGCGGAGCCGGTGCAGAGATCGCTGCTCTTGCAGCTGCGTGGAGAGATATGGGCCCCCAAGCTCAGTCGTTAGAGGAACGTGTTGCCAAAGTTTCTCTTGAAGAGACTGAACCTCAAGAGGAAAGAAAGACTGAAGTTGAAGATCAAGGTCTCAGCGCACCAAGTCTCTCTGTCATGGCTGTCGACATAGGAAACTGGTCGGATGTTGTTGAGAGGCTTTCACGAACCATCACGTCGGCCGATGTGCCATTTTCGCAGACAACTAAATACCGTCCGCCGTTGCTGTCTGAGACAGTGGCCAGGGAAACATTCTCGGTGGCTTTCCGCCGCGCAGATGTTTTGACTCTTCCTGAGGAGGATCTGAAAGAAATCTTCCTCGGTCCGTCCTCGTCCTCTCCTTTCACTTCTGTCCTCGTTCCTATCATGTTCACTTTGAATGAGCTCTTCTCTACGTCTATGCCAAAGACGACCGGTTTCATGCTCAAAATGACCGAAATCCTTCCTGTCGGTGCGGTGCTTCTGGTTGTTGATAGCCCTGGTAGCTATTCGACTCTGAAGTTAGGAAAAGGACCAGACGGTGAACCAcaagagagaaactatcccATGAAGTTCTTGCTTGACCACACGCTGCTATCTGTGGCGAAGGGCAAGTGGGAGTGCGTGTACACTCAGGATTCGAGGTGGTGGAGACGGGACGCAGTGCGTCTGCGGTATGAAGTGGGCGAAGGAGCAGGTTTGGAAGATATGCGCTTCCAGATGCATGTGTACCGGCGTTTGTAG